A genomic region of Paralichthys olivaceus isolate ysfri-2021 chromosome 18, ASM2471397v2, whole genome shotgun sequence contains the following coding sequences:
- the stoml2 gene encoding stomatin-like protein 2, mitochondrial, translated as MMLRSLCRAGGAILQQTQRTAPRLWVTPAQQRWASSLPMNTVVLFVPQQEAWVVERMGRFHRILEPGLNFLIPLLDRIRYVQSLKEIVIDVPEQSAVSLDNVTLQIDGVLYLRILDPFKASYGVEDPEYAVTQLAQTTMRSELGKLSLDKVFRERECLNSNIVHSINQASDDWGIRCLRYEIKDIHVPPRVKESMQMQVEAERRKRATVLESEGQREAAINVAEGCKQAQILASEGEKAEKINNATGEAQAVVAKAEAKAKAIRMLSEALTEQNGNAAASLNVAEQYVSAFSNLAKESNTILLPSNTGDISSMVTQAMTIYSTLAKQSPRVTAEAAAVENREKLQNQSTSIQ; from the exons ATGATGTTACGGTCGCTGTGTCGAGCCGGAGGAGCCATTTTACAG CAAACCCAGAGGACTGCGCCGAGGTTGTGGGTGACACCAGCGCAGCAGCGATGGGCGTCCAGCCTGCCCATGAACACCGTGGTCCTGTTTgtgccccaacaggaagcctgGGTGGTGGAGAGGATGGGTCGCTTCCACCGAATCCTAGAGCCG GGTTTGAATTTCCTCATACCCTTACTTGACCGAATCCGCTACGTTCAAAGCCTCAAAGAGATTGTGATCGATGTCCCGGAGCAGTCTGCGGTTTCTCTCG ATAATGTCACACTACAGATTGATGGAGTTCTCTACCTAAGGATCCTAGACCCTTTTAAG gcCAGTTACGGTGTTGAGGATCCAGAATATGCTGTCACACAGTTGGCCCAGACCACCATGCGTTCAGAACTGGGCAAACTCTCACTGGACAAAGTTTTCAGG gaaagGGAGTGCCTCAATTCCAACATCGTCCACTCCATCAACCAAGCTTCAGATGATTGGGGAATTCGTTGTCTCCGTTATGAAATCAAAGACATACACGTTCCACCTCGGGTCAAAGAGTCCATGCAGATGCAG GTAGAGGCTGAGCGCAGAAAGAGAGCCACGGTGCTGGAGTCTGAggggcagagagaagcagccaTTAATGTCGCAGAGGGATGTAAACAAGCTCAGATTCTGGCGTCGGAGGGAGAAAAAGCAGAGAAGATCAACAATGCGACTG GTGAGGCTCAAGCTGTAGTAGCCAAAGCTGAAGCAAAGGCCAAAGCCATCCGTATGTTGTCAGAGGCTCTGACCGAGCAG AATGGAAATGCCGCAGCCTCACTAAATGTGGCCGAGCAGTACGTGTCTGCTTTCTCAAACCTCGCCAAAGAGTCCAACACCATCCTTCTGCCGTCTAACACTGGCGACATCAGCAGCATGGTCACACAG GCCATGACCATTTACAGCACGTTGGCGAAGCAGAGCCCACGCGTAACAGCGGAGGCGGCGGCGGTGGAGAACagggagaagctgcagaaccAATCAACATCGATTCAGTAG